From the genome of Lutra lutra chromosome 8, mLutLut1.2, whole genome shotgun sequence:
tgaataaaactggaaaatgaaataaaatagccACACTAGCCTTCTTATGCTTACTGTCTCCATGCCGTATCTTTTTTCACTCATTTCCTTTTCAGCTTACGTATGTCTTTATAATTAAAGTGGTCTTTTGAAGGCAACATGTcatagggttttcttttcttatcctcTGTCTCTGAGTGCAGCACCCCGAAGGATAGGCCATTGTCAGGACAGAAGAAGGCGGCCATCTGCAAGGAAAGGAGATGGCCCTTACCGAGAACCGATCATGCTGACACCCTGAGcttggatgtggggctccagagctgtgagaaataaatcctTGCTGTTCAGACACCGCCCCActccgccccccctcccccaccgtggtattttgttttagcaGTCTGAGCTAAGACAATAGGAAACTTCGGGGCTGAAAACTCAGATTGGGGTCATAGGAGGCATGTAGGGAGGAGGcccagatggagaaggagacagaCTCTGGTTGTCTCCGGTACTTAGAGGAGAGGCGGACAGAGACAGGCAGTGGGTCAAGATGGAGAGTAGGAGGGTGTGGTGTCCtggaagccaaggaaagagggGATTCAGGAAAGACTCAGTGTGGCCTGATGGGTCAGAGCAGctgaagatgaggaagaggaacCTGGAGCCCCCCCTGTTCCTAGGCTGATTTCCTCtgcccccctacacacacacactttgggaCAGGAGTCCCCAGGCCTGGGCCAGCGCCAGAGGCAAGAGTGTCTGTGTCCACCCCAGGTAACAGTCAAGATAGGTTCAAAAGGAGCCCTGTCCTTCCCCGTGGACACTTTAACGTGGTGTGTCCTGCAGACATGTCATTGTGCTGTTCCCAATGTGGCCGGTGACTCCTTTGGAGATCCGTGCCCCAGTGACCCAGCCCTCCGGATCCTGCCCTGCTCCAGTTTCCAGAGGACCCTCTGGCCCGCGGGGTCCCACGCCCCAGTCTCAGACCCGCTCTTCCCTCGTGCCTCCCCAAGGTGCCCCTCTCCAGGCCCCTCGGCCCCTacatatgccaagcactgtgctgccCCTGAAGCCAAAATGCCTGGGGGCTGggccttcctccttctccttctcaacTGAGAATTAAGGAAGATACAAGGCATTTTAGTATAAATCGGTGGGAATAACACCGATTCTGGGACGTGGACGGAGGGGAGCTGAGGAAACACTCTGATTTTCTTACTAGCAGATAGGACCTCTGGGTGCTCCCAGCAAGAGCATTCCTTGGATCACAGCCACGATTATATACTGCGGGCTTTATTTTCTGTGTCTGCCCAAAGATGGACCATCTGGATGAAGCTTTTCATGTATGACCTATAACCACTCAGATACATGACCTTGTCTCTAGAATACTGTTCAAGCCCTAAGACAGGCTACACAAGTTAGGAGATGGACTATGAGAGCTACGGGAAATACTGAAAGAGCAAATCATGGTCTTTGgcagaaaataaagttaattttgaaTTTGAGCTCTCTACCATTTTAATATAAGAAGAAAAccaatccaggggcacctgggtggctcagtgggttaagccgctgccttcagctcaggtcatgatcccaggtcctgggttcaagccccacgtcaggctttctgctcagcgggaagcctgcttcctcctctctctctctgcctgcctctctgactacttgtgatttctctctgtcaaataaataaataaaatctttaaaaaaaaaaaaagaagaaaaccaatccAAAGGATTAGCAatatctcaaagtattttttaagtggaTTCCCAAAGAAACCACatatttacagataaaaagagaaggacatgtgggtggctcagtcagttaggttctgtcttccactcaggtcatgatccatcctgggatctaggcctgcTTCCTGCTCCGTGCTcaatggggattctgcttctccctctgccctactgtctctctcttgctctctcgctctcactttCAAGTCAATAATAtcctaaaaaagagaagaaaatccaaaTCTGACCTTCAGGCACTCTTGTGTGAGTGGCATGGAAACACATACATGTCTGTGAGCCGTTCCAGCACAGCTCAGGACCACAGGGGCACCCAGTGAATAACAAAGCCTTGGGACAAAGTTGTCTCCCAGCTGCCTGGGTTGTCCCCCTTCACTGGCTCTTCATGGGGAAGGCAGGATCCACCCGTACATACACCCCTCACACAGATATCACGGCAAGTCTCACAGGAGCAATCTCACATTTAATTCCGACAAAGCTTAAAGTGGCATCTACATAAATGAACATGCTTCTGAGCAGAACTGTAAGAGTTGTGAGCCATATTGTTCTTAAACaataaaccacattttctttattattctgcAATAATCCACCATGCTGTAAATTACCCAAAGCCCAAGACCTGGATGCACAAATTCTTAGAGCCAATATAGAGAACACTTACTATCTTTCGATATGAACCCACTCCCcccactaacacacacacacacacacacacacctttttgcTGTTGTACAAAATTCATGTCTAATGGCCAGAAAATGTTATTACATTTCACAGCTTTAACTGGCAGTAGCCCTCAGGAGTAGATGGGAAGCTCAGACTCCTGACCTTCAGGTCCAATCCCTAAATtcgaaaacagaaagagagatcctGATGTTGGTACACAGCCCCTCGAGCCCTGGCCCAGCTGGATGatgaggggtggggtgtggaggggaagTCAAGGTTTGAGAGGATTttcccagctctgctctgcaAGGGGATCCCCAAGAGCGACCGAGGGACCCAGAAACTCCTGACCCCCAGCCCCGGAGGAGACAGTCGCAGGAGCGAATGCTCTGCCCTAGAGAAGTAGAGTGGGGACCCTTTAGAGCTCTCTACCCAACTCCGGGTCTCTACTACTCTAAACAGTTATGGGTTCCAAGGACACCGAGTTCCCTCTAGAGAGAAATCAGCCTCCGGCTCCCAAGCTGGAGACCTGCCCTACACCCCAACACTCAGGAGTAGAGGCCAAAGGTGGAGACACTTCTGAGTGTAGGGGTGTGCATTTTGCAGGACACGAGAAGAGAGCACTGCTGAGCCATTGAACATTCCTTACATCCGGAGAACAAGCATCTAGGGGGACTCTTGCCTGTGGGTCTTGACCCTGTCACTCATCACACAACAAGATaaaccattttcttccctttgatgTTTCTGGTCTTCAGCCCCAGATACCGCCGGCTGTTCTTCTCTGGCTGCCCATACAGCATGTTGACAAAGAAGTCTGGTTCATCTTTGTCCCTGGGTTGGAAGGTCAGAAACCTAAACATTGCTCTTAGCTTGCGACACAGATAGGTCATTGCTTCCGCTTCGTCTGAGGGTTCCTCATACACGGGCTGCTTCATTTTCTTATAGGTAGACAACATCACTGACCGAACTAAGTTGATCAATACGCAGATCATAACCAGCACGAAAGAAGAGAGGAACAGGACCCCCAGAACCCTGTTGGAGAACTCGGTGTTCTGAAATGCTGAAACGCAATAGGAGAATATCGTCTGCGTAGCATGAATCAGGTTACTGTAGTTCCACTCGTGTTGACCAAACACCAGGTAGCCAAATGCCATGTACACAAAAAAGTACACGGACACCACCAGGGCCATGTGGCAGATGCCGGGAAGGGCCGCCTGAATGGCCCTCTGAGCCAGACGCACATCATAGAAGATTCTGGAATACCTGAGGGTCTTCAAAATGGTCAGAAATAACAGGAAACCCAAAATGATCCTCATGGCGTGATCTACTTGAGAAACTGCATGAAACGGAATGAAGTCCTCAGGGTGCGACAAGTAAAAGCGAATTATGCCAGTGGCCAAGAAGTGCTTCCTAAGAAGAGCACAATCAGCACAGTAAATATGCATTTTAGAGCAAAGTTGAGCAGATTATACACACTTCTCACGTACGAGGCCCTTTCTTGCATGATGATATAACCCTCATCGACCACataggctaaaaaaaaaatgagaatggccACGTACAAGTAGGTTTCTGCGGAAGTCTCCCTGTTGAAATCAGCAAGCGAGAAGGAGTGCACGGATAAGCTCGTGTTCACAACCCCTAACTGAGACGCCTCGAAAACGACAGAAATGCTACAGAACAGACTGACGTCTGGGTTGAAGGTGGTCAGCTCCAGAATCACGGCCCACGTCTTCTCATCAAGCCACTCGCTGCTCTGGAGTTCCCTGAGCCTCACGGTGGAATTAAAAGGCTGCTGTTCTGGGAAAAAATAGAACGCATAGCCTCCCGACCCGTAGGTGTGTAAGAGTCCGTGGGAGACATACCCCCAGATCTTCTCTGGAGGCTTGTGAGTAAACCCATTGGTATTCTTATCCTCAGGCCTCTTGAGAACTCTGTTCCAAAGGCTAGAGTAGCTTCTGGTGTCTTCCGGGTCAGTACCATAGCTGGGATGACAATGGATTTCTCTTCCCATGCTGGTTTGGGCAAAGTTGGCAGGCAGGCAGAGTTTATCGCCAGGTCTTGCCCTCACCTGCCTCAGCAGCGGAAGCCCCAGGATTTTAGAGGAGCTGTCGGGCAGAAAGGCTGGATTCGGGTCATTGTGGACCAGGGGCACCAGCACGCTGTTCAGCCACCTGTAGATATCCTCCAGCTTGGTCACCGAGCCGAGATCCACAGAGAACCGATCGCGAACAAACTGGTTATAGTGAAAGCTGTCCGTGTGACGCAGGAGGGCGACGAGCCTCAACAGGAGGGCTAGAAAGATGAAGTGAGTCAGAACGGAACACAGGATCAGGAAAGCCCTCCTCTTAATTGCCCTCTTCCTCTTGAATATTAGGATTTCATCTTCGGTGAGGGGCTGGTACATCCTCGATCTTCGGAGCTCCATGATCTGCTGGTGTcgcctttccatttcttctgggctCAGTGTGCTCTGTAGCTCGATCTCAGTGTAGCGGAACTGGCTTTCCCATGAAAGGTTTTTACAATACTTGGGAGAACTTGATCTGAAGCCTGACAGAAGTATAATTCTACACGTTTGCACCAGAAAAATGGACAGACAGAATGAACAAAACGATGCAAAGAGCCAGTCCATTGACTTTTCATAGCCATAGGTCAGCCCATAAAATATGATGAAGAACGAAGATAGAATGGACGTGGCGAAAACCAGCAGCCACGCTATATGAAGGCACCATGAAGGCAGAACGAAACTGCTCTTCTCCTTGAGTTCCAGAGTGGGACCCGCATGGGATGGCAGCTCTCCAGAAGGAACATTTTGATTGTTATTTGTGTTTGCGTTACTGGCATTAATGTTTGTTGCCTGGATGGGTGAgtccctgctctctttcttctgAGGCTGGTGCCGCGTCGCAGACAGCGCCTGGGCAGTCTTTTGAAGTCTAGGCCTTTTCCCAGTTGGAGGCTCCAAAGCCCCCTTGATGGATGAGTCCCCTGACTCACGAGCATACCATCTTCTCAGAAATTCCTCCCAGTATAGATTCTCTAGCTCCATGGAAGAAGTCTTCCGGGGAGATACCTTTTCTAGAGTCACACGAGGTTCCCTCTGGGAGTaggtgaagagaaaaatgatcaaTATTTGCAGAGGCAGCGTAACCAACACACTTTCCAGTCCTATCATCATTGACCTGACGTAGCTCCCCTCTCCTGAAGCCAAATTTTCTGGTCTGTCGAGATTAAAGAACATAATATTACACAGAAGTGAGGCCATCAGCATCGCCAAACAGCAGGACAGTCTCTGCAGCCGATTGAATGCCCTAGAAGTATTGTTGGAGAAAATAGAGAACCACGAGTGATCTCTCCCCATCCTGTAAGCTGATTCTATCAGGAAATAGTCCTTTCTGTTGATAGGCTGGTCTGGGTCGGTAACACGAAATGTTCTGTCCAAGGAGGTGTCAATACAAAGCCATTCCCGGCATAAAAACAGCCAGATGTGTCGGCTGAACAGATTTTCTACCTTGACTCTGCTTAGATACCAGCTGGGGGATTTGCCCTCATTGTTGTGCCACACACGAATGGAATGGATGTCCCCCAAGTCCCTTTTCGTGGTTAGGAGAAAAGTGTTGATGCCTCCGCGGTAGAGGGTTGTAAAATACGGATGGCTCAGACAATGCACATCGCTGGCACCATCCGTTCCCATAAGTTGCATGAAGACATCGGCCTTGGTCCCGGCCCCACATCGGCTTCCTGTAAAAACAGTCACGAGGTAACACACCTTATCATAAGGATCGTTATCAAGTAGAATTATCACGTGTAGCCGAAGATACCGATCCCTACCATCCATCAGCAAAGCCCAGAAAGCTAGGATTATGAACATCATCGTAATGAACAGTACAGTTAAGAGCGTCACAGGGTTGTGGGTAACGTTCTTGATGACCTCCAACCGTAGGTCCACAGCATTAGGGAGCACAATCACATTGGCCTTCAGAAAGTGGGTTTGCAGGTGCCTGCTGGCCTGTTTTATTAGATCCAGCTGCCGCCGGACCCTCCTCGTGCTTTGGCAGATGCAGTGCACTCTTAGCCACGTGGTCCTCTCTCCGAGAACACAGGTATCTTCTCTCCAATCGCTCTGGATCCCATACATGTCTAGGCAGTGAGCGCTGAAAAGAGCGATTCTCACTAGCTTATCATTGGCTGTCATGACAAAACGAGGTGCCTGCAGAGCTATGATCAAGGTGCACTCAGACGAGCCGCCTCGCTGAGCTATGACTTGCAGCAGGGACGCTGGAAGGCAAACCACACGGGCCTCCCTAACGGCACAGGCTGAGCCGAAGAGCTCACTATGGGTGGCCATGGGAGGAATGTCATGGGGCACAAAGAATGTGGCGACCAGAGCAGTGGGGGTAATTTTATTGCCGGCGTATACCAACACCGTGAACAACACAGTCACTTCAGTCTCAATGTGGACCAGCAACTCCTTCACGACACTGCTGTCCACCTCAACCCTAAACTTCCCTGTCGTCCTTTTCAAGGACTCATCAGCTCCCTCGGTCTCACTCTCGGGTCCCACTGTGAGGTTAAAAGCTGCAAAGCTCAAGTTTTTTCTGGCGATGTACACTTCGGCTACATCAGGCATGATCTCGACCACGTCACCGTCAGGTGTGGTTCCTGTCATCCTGAATCCAACCACCTCTGCAGAACAGCTTTCCTGATCATTCATCCAAGGAAAGGGATCATCTGCAAACTCACAAAACATGGTGGAAATCGGGGCATTTTCATGTAAACTAGGAATACTGCTCACATTTAGCGTCGgatgaaaataatttctactgCTTTTCTCATTCCTGAAGATATTGGTAACATCCCATCTTTCAGTTTTCCTGACATACACGTTAAGGCTGGAGGCCGTCATTGTGGTGGTCTCGTTCCCTGGCACTTTACCCTCCAATACTGTGTCTGCTAATGATTCCAACAGATAGAAAGGCTCGTCAACCACTTCATAGCTAACGGTCAGTTTCAAGATATTAGACAAAGTTGTTAATATCCCAGTGCTCacagtttctatttcttcagaGTGAACATGTGCGTCATTCTGTCGAGTCTGCTGTAGGGCTCGATTTGCTAGCCAAATCCTCACTGTGGCCAGTTTCTGAGCCATTCGAGTGAATCCGGCAGTCGTCTGGGTTAATTTAGTGACACTCATGACTACCTGGCTAATTTCCACCAAAGTGCTATTGGGAAGAATGAAAGTCTGGTTGACAAGGTATTCCCGGAGTCTGGCTTTGTCAGCTTCCAAACTTAATTCAGGTTTCATGCTATTCAAAACAGAAGCtgctatatatattaaataaccaGCAGGTAGAAATTCCTGGCTGTCAAGCAAAGTAGATAGCAATGAATTTGGTCCCATGGTGAAATTGAATAAGCGATCGAGCACACCCTTTGCTGAGATTTTATCCGTAGGGGCATGTACGGTTGCGTACAAAGTCGCCTGAGAAAAAGCTCCTAGAGAGTCATACACCTGAACAGATATCTTCATGGCATAACGATTAGCCAACACACccacagggagaaaggaagggggcgATGTGGACTCATTCCCCAAATACAGGATGGCCCCCAAGGTGTTCTTTTGTATAGAACTGATCTGACCAAAACCATACAAATCAGAGACTACCATTTTGTATGTAAGTGGTATGTTCTCATCCTTAAAATCAGAGCACCGGATGACAAACTTGGTAACAAAGGCAACTCCTGTAGCTGGATTAATGCTGCACTCTCCGGTTTCAGGGACATGGTTGATAACAAAGGGGTGCTTCAAGTCCACGTTATGGCCACTCCAACTTGCTAGATGCACAGAAGCCCAAAACTTAGCTTCAGGAAAATCCTTCAAAGCAAAAGCTTTTATAGACAAATGAGCCCCATTCCTCCCTGTTGTGGTGTGTTTCGCCCAATCAAAGTTTACCTCATCCCCCAGAGATGACAGAATCGACCATTTATACGCATCTTGCCTAGTTGAACAACTTATACAattgagaaacaaagaaaatctggCTGAAATACCCAAAACGGCATCACAGTTTTCAATACACGAGATGTTTGCTTTGGGGACTGGTCCTTTGAGCACATGTACCTTTCTATCAACATAGGCTTTCCTATCACCCTTGCGGATCACCATTCTGAAGAAATACACACCTCCACCTTTCAGTGTTCTTGGCTGAAGTGTGAGGACAGGGCCAGAGGCCTCCTTCCAGTTCAGATTAGTCTGCTTTGGGGTGCAGACACTGTTGCTCATCACTGTGATTTTATGTCCCTGGTAGTTTTTAGGATCCGTGGTACAGTACCAAGAAAAAAGGAGTCCCTCGGATGGGTTGGCCGAATCTGTATCAGAGGACGTCTTTCCTTCCAGAACCAGCTTGTTTGTGAATTGGATTACTAAATTGGGATTGCCAGGAATAACTGCCAATAGATCGCTCCTAGTGATGTTGACATAGATGAAATCTGAGCCTTTTGTCTTAAGTGCCTTTGTTTTTGCATCGAAGATGTTGAGTGTGAATCTGAACGCATACACCCCGAAAGATAAGGTTTTGGGGCGGATTTCCAAATGTAGTGGAGATACCCCAAGTCTGGTGTCCCGTGTTTTCAAAGGTGCATTCCAGTCCGGGATGTTGTTTACG
Proteins encoded in this window:
- the LOC125107020 gene encoding LOW QUALITY PROTEIN: polycystic kidney disease and receptor for egg jelly-related protein-like (The sequence of the model RefSeq protein was modified relative to this genomic sequence to represent the inferred CDS: inserted 2 bases in 2 codons), giving the protein GAGRQRPRPPAAPRGPGGGVILAGGGRLCLPRGPERPLCVLLRVLLRAHLAAAPALVHLRLSARRGRLSLLWRAALPRALGRPEWTFWLVPLRPAGPRRPRRSTSDLPAAGPRPSAGFVAQTECPTDGPTXVVLEAVNSDGPQAIQSSVSCQVSPEEPCAITMVKINRNKDGEPLVLTRKMEATLSVSIKHNCPNTTSIVPEWHVFPVRSVNNIPDWNAPLKTRDTRLGVSPLHLEIRPKTLSFGVYAFRFTLNIFDAKTKALKTKGSDFIYVNITRSDLLAVIPGNPNLVIQFTNKLVLEGKTSSDTDSANPSEGLLFSWYCTTDPKNYQGHKITVMSNSVCTPKQTNLNWKEASGPVLTLQPRTLKGGGVYFFRMVIRKGDRKAYVDRKVHVLKGPVPKANISCIENCDAVLGISARFSLFLNCISCSTRQDAYKWSILSSLGDEVNFDWAKHTTTGRNGAHLSIKAFALKDFPEAKFWASVHLASWSGHNVDLKHPFVINHVPETGECSINPATGVAFVTKFVIRCSDFKDENIPLTYKMVVSDLYGFGQISSIQKNTLGAILYLGNESTSPPSFLPVGVLANRYAMKISVQVYDSLGAFSQATLYATVHAPTDKISAKGVLDRLFNFTMGPNSLLSTLLDSQEFLPAGYLIYIAASVLNSMKPELSLEADKARLREYLVNQTFILPNSTLVEISQVVMSVTKLTQTTAGFTRMAQKLATVRIWLANRALQQTRQNDAHVHSEEIETVSTGILTTLSNILKLTVSYEVVDEPFYLLESLADTVLEGKVPGNETTTMTASSLNVYVRKTERWDVTNIFRNEKSSRNYFHPTLNVSSIPSLHENAPISTMFCEFADDPFPWMNDQESCSAEVVGFRMTGTTPDGDVVEIMPDVAEVYIARKNLSFAAFNLTVGPESETEGADESLKRTTGKFRVEVDSSVVKELLVHIETEVTVLFTVLVYAGNKITPTALVATFFVPHDIPPMATHSELFGSACAVREARVVCLPASLLQVIAQRGGSSECTLIIALQAPRFVMTANDKLVRIALFSAHCLDMYGIQSDWREDTCVLGERTTWLRVHCICQSTRRVRRQLDLIKQASRHLQTHFLKANVIVLPNAVDLRLEVIKNVTHNPVTLLTVLFITMMFIILAFWALLMDGRDRYLRLHVIILLDNDPYDKVCYLVTVFTGSRCGAGTKADVFMQLMGTDGASDVHCLSHPYFTTLYRGGINTFLLTTKRDLGDIHSIRVWHNNEGKSPSWYLSRVKVENLFSRHIWLFLCREWLCIDTSLDRTFRVTDPDQPINRKDYFLIESAYRMGRDHSWFSIFSNNTSRAFNRLQRLSCCLAMLMASLLCNIMFFNLDRPENLASGEGSYVRSMMIGLESVLVTLPLQILIIFLFTYSQREPRVTLEKVSPRKTSSMELENLYWEEFLRRWYARESGDSSIKGALEPPTGKRPRLQKTAQALSATRHQPQKKESRDSPIQATNINASNANTNNNQNVPSGELPSHAGPTLELKEKSSFVLPSWCLHIAWLLVFATSILSSFFIIFYGLTYGYEKSMDWLFASFCSFCLSIFLVQTCRIILLSGFRSSSPKYCKNLSWESQFRYTEIELQSTLSPEEMERRHQQIMELRRSRMYQPLTEDEILIFKRKRAIKRRAFLILCSVLTHFIFLALLLRLVALLRHTDSFHYNQFVRDRFSVDLGSVTKLEDIYRWLNSVLVPLVHNDPNPAFLPDSSSKILGLPLLRQVRARPGDKLCLPANFAQTSMGREIHCHPSYGTDPEDTRSYSSLWNRVLKRPEDKNTNGFTHKPPEKIWGYVSHGLLHTYGSGGYAFYFFPEQQPFNSTVRLRELQSSEWLDEKTWAVILELTTFNPDVSLFCSISVVFEASQLGVVNTSLSVHSFSLADFNRETSAETYLYVAILIFFLAYVVDEGYIIMQERASYVRSVYNLLNFALKCIFTVLIVLFXRKHFLATGIIRFYLSHPEDFIPFHAVSQVDHAMRIILGFLLFLTILKTLRYSRIFYDVRLAQRAIQAALPGICHMALVVSVYFFVYMAFGYLVFGQHEWNYSNLIHATQTIFSYCVSAFQNTEFSNRVLGVLFLSSFVLVMICVLINLVRSVMLSTYKKMKQPVYEEPSDEAEAMTYLCRKLRAMFRFLTFQPRDKDEPDFFVNMLYGQPEKNSRRYLGLKTRNIKGKKMVYLVV